A portion of the Faecalibacterium sp. I3-3-89 genome contains these proteins:
- the speE gene encoding polyamine aminopropyltransferase — MEFWFSEFHTPDVKHSIRVNKQLYSKQSDYQRIDIFETPEFGRVLTLDGNVMLTERDEFIYDEMIVHVPMAVHREAKDILVIGAGDGGVVRELTRYDRVERIDLVEMDPQVVEACRAYLPGNACRMDDRRVHIYFENALKYIRRCEADYDLIIVDSSDPFGPSEGLFTREFYGSCFNALREDGIMVNQQGSPFYTEDASAMQRSHKRIASTFPVSRVYQAHIPTFAAGYWLFGFASKKYHPIDDLDADAWKALNLRTRYYTTRLHVGAFYLPAFLEEMLREVEEPK; from the coding sequence ATGGAGTTTTGGTTTTCGGAATTTCACACCCCGGACGTCAAGCACAGCATCCGGGTCAACAAACAGCTCTACTCCAAGCAGAGCGACTACCAGCGCATCGATATTTTTGAGACGCCCGAGTTTGGCCGGGTGCTGACGCTGGACGGCAACGTCATGCTCACCGAGCGGGACGAGTTCATCTACGACGAGATGATCGTCCACGTCCCGATGGCCGTCCACCGGGAGGCCAAGGACATCCTCGTCATCGGCGCAGGCGACGGCGGCGTGGTGCGGGAGCTGACCCGCTACGACCGGGTCGAGCGCATCGACCTCGTGGAGATGGACCCGCAGGTCGTGGAGGCCTGCCGCGCCTATCTGCCCGGCAACGCCTGCCGGATGGATGACCGCCGGGTGCACATCTACTTCGAGAACGCCCTGAAGTACATCCGCCGCTGCGAGGCTGACTACGACCTCATTATCGTGGACTCCTCCGACCCCTTCGGCCCCTCTGAGGGCCTGTTCACCCGGGAGTTCTACGGCAGCTGCTTCAATGCCCTGCGAGAGGACGGCATCATGGTCAACCAGCAGGGCAGCCCCTTCTACACCGAGGACGCCAGCGCCATGCAGCGCAGCCACAAGCGCATCGCGTCCACCTTCCCGGTCAGCCGGGTCTATCAGGCCCATATCCCGACCTTCGCCGCCGGTTACTGGCTCTTCGGCTTTGCCAGCAAGAAATACCACCCCATCGACGACCTCGACGCCGACGCATGGAAGGCGCTGAACCTGCGCACCCGCTACTACACCACCCGGCTCCACGTCGGAGCCTTCTATCTGCCGGCATTCCTCGAGGAGATGCTGCGCGAAGTGGAGGAACCCAAATGA
- the speB gene encoding agmatinase, translating into MISPNVETFIGCDSSYRAADIVLYGAPFDSTTSYRPGARFGPSAIRHESFGLETYSPYQNADLTDFDVFDSGDLELCFGSSEAALADIEARAAEILKDGKLPLLLGGEHLVTLGAVRAVAQKYPGLHIIHFDAHADLRDDYLGAKLSHACVLRRCHELVGDGHIHQFCIRSGERAEFEFAAQHTEMHKFDFTGLAELTEQLCATKEPVYLTIDLDCLDPSCFPGTGTPEAGGVSFLQLLDAIRTVAKANIVGADLNELAPMLDISGVSTATACKVLRELLIALDKGWPGFQT; encoded by the coding sequence ATGATCTCACCCAATGTTGAAACCTTCATCGGCTGCGACAGCAGCTACCGCGCCGCCGACATCGTGCTCTACGGCGCCCCCTTCGACTCCACCACCAGCTACCGCCCCGGCGCACGGTTCGGCCCGTCGGCCATCCGGCACGAGAGCTTCGGCCTCGAGACCTACAGCCCCTACCAGAACGCCGACCTCACCGACTTCGACGTCTTCGACAGCGGCGACCTCGAGCTTTGCTTCGGCTCCAGCGAGGCAGCCCTCGCCGACATCGAGGCCCGGGCGGCGGAGATCCTGAAGGACGGCAAGCTGCCCCTCCTGCTGGGCGGCGAGCATCTGGTGACGCTGGGCGCTGTGCGGGCCGTGGCGCAGAAATACCCCGGCCTCCACATCATCCACTTCGACGCCCACGCCGACCTGCGGGACGACTACCTCGGCGCGAAGCTGAGCCACGCCTGCGTCCTCCGCCGCTGCCACGAGCTGGTGGGCGACGGACACATCCACCAGTTCTGCATCCGCAGCGGCGAGCGGGCCGAGTTCGAGTTCGCCGCCCAGCACACCGAGATGCACAAGTTCGACTTCACCGGCCTTGCCGAGCTGACCGAGCAGCTCTGCGCCACCAAAGAGCCGGTCTACCTCACCATCGACCTCGACTGTCTCGACCCCTCCTGCTTCCCCGGCACCGGCACCCCCGAGGCCGGCGGCGTGAGCTTCCTGCAGCTGCTGGACGCCATCCGCACCGTGGCCAAGGCCAACATCGTAGGCGCGGACCTCAACGAGCTGGCCCCCATGCTGGACATCTCCGGCGTCTCCACGGCCACGGCCTGCAAGGTGCTGCGGGAGCTGCTCATCGCGCTGGACAAGGGCTGGCCCGGCTTCCAGACCTGA
- a CDS encoding saccharopine dehydrogenase family protein, which produces MSKVLIIGCGGVASVAIHKCCQVPEVFTDICIASRTKSKCDKLAAELAPKTTTRITTAQVDADHVDEVIALIKSYQPDLVMNIALPYQDLTIMDACLACGVNYMDTANYEPENTDDPAWRAVYEKRCKEAGFSAYFDYSWQWAYAKKFEEAGLTALLGSGFDPGVTQAYCAYAKKHEFDTIDTIDILDCNGGDHGYAFATNFNPEINLREVSAPGSYWEDGHWVEIPAMSIKREYDFDKVGQKDMYLLHHEEIESLAKNIPEAKRIRFFMTFGQSYLDHMRCLEDVGMLSTTPIQFNGQEIVPIQFLKALLPDPASLGPRTKGKTNIGCIFTGKKDGKEKTYYIYNVCDHQECYKEVGSQAISYTTGVPAMCGALMLLTGKWTTKGVHTVEEFDPDPYLDALDKYGLPRSESHSPALVD; this is translated from the coding sequence ATGAGCAAAGTTCTGATCATCGGCTGCGGCGGCGTGGCCTCCGTCGCCATCCACAAATGCTGCCAGGTGCCCGAGGTGTTCACCGACATCTGCATCGCCAGCCGCACCAAATCCAAGTGCGACAAGCTGGCCGCCGAGCTTGCCCCCAAGACCACGACCCGCATCACCACCGCGCAGGTGGACGCCGACCATGTGGACGAGGTCATCGCCCTCATCAAGAGCTACCAGCCCGACCTCGTGATGAACATCGCCCTGCCCTATCAGGACCTGACCATCATGGACGCCTGCCTCGCCTGCGGCGTCAACTACATGGACACCGCCAACTACGAGCCGGAGAACACCGACGACCCGGCATGGCGCGCCGTCTACGAGAAGCGCTGCAAGGAGGCAGGCTTCTCCGCCTACTTCGACTACAGCTGGCAGTGGGCCTACGCCAAGAAGTTTGAGGAGGCCGGCCTCACCGCCCTGCTGGGCAGCGGCTTCGACCCGGGCGTGACGCAGGCTTACTGCGCCTACGCCAAGAAGCACGAGTTCGACACCATCGACACCATCGACATCCTCGACTGCAACGGCGGCGACCACGGCTATGCCTTCGCCACCAACTTCAACCCCGAGATCAACCTGCGTGAGGTGTCTGCCCCCGGCAGCTACTGGGAGGACGGCCACTGGGTGGAAATTCCGGCTATGAGCATCAAGCGGGAGTACGACTTCGACAAGGTGGGCCAGAAGGATATGTACCTGCTCCACCACGAGGAGATCGAGTCTCTCGCCAAGAACATCCCGGAGGCAAAGCGCATCCGCTTCTTCATGACCTTCGGCCAGAGCTATCTCGACCATATGCGCTGCCTCGAGGACGTGGGGATGCTCTCCACCACGCCCATCCAGTTCAACGGTCAGGAGATCGTGCCCATCCAGTTCCTCAAGGCCCTCCTGCCCGACCCTGCCAGCCTCGGCCCCCGCACCAAGGGCAAGACCAACATCGGCTGCATCTTCACCGGCAAGAAGGACGGCAAGGAGAAGACCTACTACATCTACAACGTCTGCGACCATCAGGAGTGCTACAAAGAGGTCGGCTCGCAGGCCATCAGCTATACCACCGGCGTGCCCGCCATGTGCGGCGCCCTGATGCTGCTGACCGGCAAGTGGACCACCAAGGGCGTCCACACGGTCGAGGAGTTCGATCCGGACCCCTATCTGGACGCTCTGGACAAGTACGGCCTGCCCCGCTCTGAGAGCCACAGCCCGGCTCTGGTGGACTGA
- a CDS encoding carboxynorspermidine decarboxylase — protein sequence MRVLDTRPPFAGLANLSEAALASLPTPCYLLDEAQLRRNGEILLGVQQRTGCKMLLAQKAFSNFDLYPLLAPYLAGTEASGLYESRLGREELPQKENHVFCAAYRVDEFAELLHYADHIVFNSPAQLAKFGPAAKAAGKSVGLRINPECSTQEGHAIYDPCAPGSRLGTTRAQWDAALEKQPGLSSLLDGLHFHTLCEQDADALALTLDAVEAKFGSLLPGLKWLNFGGGHHITRPGYALPTLEACITRMQEKYGVQVYLEPGEAWALNAGYLVTTVLDTLHNGSTSLAILDMSAACHTPDVIEMPYRPPLLGAGEPGEKSVTVRLGGPTCLAGDVVGDYSFDAPLTEGDRLLFGDMAIYTTCKNNTFNGMPLPPIWTLTEDGTCRELVRFGYNDFKMRLGHRA from the coding sequence ATGCGGGTGCTCGATACACGCCCGCCCTTCGCCGGGCTGGCAAACCTCTCCGAAGCGGCCCTCGCTTCCCTGCCCACCCCCTGCTACCTGCTGGACGAGGCCCAGCTGCGCCGCAACGGCGAGATCCTGCTGGGCGTCCAGCAGCGGACGGGCTGCAAGATGCTGCTGGCCCAGAAGGCCTTCTCCAACTTCGACCTCTACCCCCTCCTCGCGCCCTATCTGGCGGGCACGGAGGCCAGCGGCCTCTACGAGAGCCGTCTGGGCAGGGAGGAGCTGCCCCAGAAGGAGAACCACGTCTTCTGCGCCGCCTACCGGGTGGACGAGTTCGCCGAGCTGCTCCACTACGCCGACCACATCGTCTTCAACTCCCCCGCCCAGCTGGCAAAGTTCGGCCCGGCGGCAAAGGCTGCGGGCAAGAGCGTGGGCCTGCGCATCAACCCCGAGTGCTCGACGCAGGAGGGCCACGCCATCTATGACCCCTGCGCCCCGGGCAGCCGCCTCGGCACCACCCGCGCCCAGTGGGATGCCGCGCTGGAAAAGCAGCCGGGCCTCTCTTCCCTGCTGGACGGCCTCCACTTCCACACCCTCTGTGAGCAGGACGCCGACGCGCTGGCCCTGACGCTGGACGCGGTCGAGGCGAAGTTCGGCAGCCTGCTGCCGGGCCTGAAGTGGCTCAACTTCGGCGGCGGACACCACATCACCCGCCCGGGCTATGCCCTTCCGACGCTGGAAGCCTGCATCACCCGGATGCAGGAGAAGTACGGTGTACAGGTCTATCTCGAGCCGGGCGAGGCGTGGGCGCTGAACGCGGGCTATCTCGTCACCACGGTGCTGGACACCCTGCACAACGGCAGCACCAGCCTCGCCATCCTCGATATGTCCGCCGCCTGCCACACCCCGGACGTCATCGAGATGCCCTACCGCCCGCCTCTGCTGGGCGCAGGGGAGCCGGGCGAAAAGAGCGTCACCGTCCGCCTCGGCGGGCCGACCTGCCTCGCAGGCGATGTCGTGGGAGACTACAGCTTCGACGCCCCCCTGACCGAGGGCGACAGGCTCCTTTTCGGCGATATGGCCATCTACACCACCTGCAAGAACAATACCTTCAACGGGATGCCTCTGCCACCCATCTGGACGCTGACCGAGGACGGCACCTGCCGGGAGCTGGTGCGGTTCGGCTACAACGACTTCAAGATGCGGCTGGGACACCGCGCATAA
- a CDS encoding alanine/glycine:cation symporter family protein: MLIQLIEGVYRLLWGDLLTLHLGSVTLTLSFMVILLLTAGVFFTLRTRLLPVRLFRDMLAAVCEKNDKGKGLSSFQTLVVSTATRVGMGNLVGVVAAVSVGGAGAVFWMWVTALLGASTSFVESALAQKYKQPDPLYGGWRGGPAYYIHTLAERRRGKKLRRSVTACLFAVSGLICWCGISQVVSNSVSEAFQNAFAIPPLTTTLVLTALAAVIVLRKEATVRSLDVIVPIMAGCYFVMTLWIILTHLPQLPGVFARIFSEAFGLRQAVGGGFGAVVMNGIKRGLFSNEAGSGSAPCAAAAAECDDPVKMGLVQALGVLIDTIVICSCTAFVMLLAPESVTGGRQGMDLLQAAMEYHLGGFGVVFIAVTLALFSFSTFLGILYYARCNVAYLFGDRWLWQTAYKVLALVMLVVGGMEAYTVVWDLGDVGIGLMTIFNMLALYPLSGEALTALREYEAKKKLK; the protein is encoded by the coding sequence GTGCTGATTCAACTCATCGAGGGCGTCTACCGCCTGCTGTGGGGCGACCTGCTCACCCTGCATCTGGGGAGCGTGACCCTCACGCTCTCCTTTATGGTCATCCTGCTGCTGACGGCGGGGGTGTTCTTCACCCTCCGCACCCGCCTGCTGCCGGTGCGTTTGTTCCGGGATATGCTGGCGGCGGTCTGCGAAAAGAACGACAAGGGCAAGGGCCTCTCGTCCTTCCAGACGCTGGTGGTGTCCACAGCCACCCGGGTGGGCATGGGCAATCTGGTGGGCGTCGTGGCGGCGGTGTCTGTGGGCGGCGCAGGCGCGGTGTTCTGGATGTGGGTGACGGCCCTGCTGGGGGCGTCCACCTCCTTCGTGGAGTCTGCACTGGCCCAGAAATATAAGCAGCCCGACCCCCTCTACGGCGGCTGGCGGGGCGGCCCGGCCTACTACATCCACACCCTCGCCGAGCGCAGGCGGGGGAAAAAGCTCCGCCGCTCGGTGACGGCCTGCCTGTTCGCGGTGTCGGGACTCATCTGCTGGTGCGGCATCAGTCAGGTCGTCAGCAACTCGGTGAGCGAGGCGTTTCAGAACGCCTTCGCCATCCCGCCCCTGACGACGACGCTGGTGCTGACGGCGCTGGCGGCGGTCATCGTCCTGCGGAAGGAGGCCACCGTCAGGAGCCTTGACGTCATCGTCCCCATCATGGCGGGCTGCTACTTCGTCATGACCCTCTGGATCATCCTCACCCACCTGCCCCAGCTGCCCGGCGTTTTTGCCCGCATCTTCTCGGAGGCCTTCGGCCTGCGGCAGGCCGTGGGCGGCGGCTTCGGTGCAGTGGTGATGAACGGCATCAAGCGGGGCCTCTTCTCCAACGAGGCCGGCTCCGGCTCGGCCCCCTGTGCCGCCGCAGCCGCAGAGTGTGACGACCCGGTGAAGATGGGCCTCGTGCAGGCGCTGGGCGTCCTCATCGACACCATCGTCATCTGCAGCTGCACAGCCTTCGTCATGTTGCTGGCCCCCGAGAGCGTTACCGGCGGGCGGCAGGGCATGGACCTTTTGCAGGCGGCCATGGAGTATCATCTGGGCGGCTTCGGCGTGGTGTTCATCGCGGTGACACTGGCGCTGTTCAGCTTCTCCACCTTCCTCGGCATCCTCTACTACGCCCGCTGCAATGTGGCCTACCTCTTCGGCGACCGCTGGCTCTGGCAGACGGCCTACAAGGTGCTGGCGCTGGTGATGCTGGTGGTGGGCGGCATGGAGGCCTACACCGTGGTGTGGGACCTCGGCGATGTGGGCATCGGCCTCATGACCATCTTCAATATGCTGGCCCTCTACCCCCTGTCCGGCGAGGCCCTGACCGCCTTGCGGGAGTACGAAGCAAAAAAGAAGCTCAAGTAA
- a CDS encoding ABC transporter ATP-binding protein, whose translation MLEIQNVSKTFNAGTVNQKTALNGLNLKLNEGDFVTVIGGNGAGKSTMLNAVAGVWPVDCGKIVIDGVDVTRLSEHQRAAYIGRVFQDPMTGTAATMQIEENLALAARRGKPRTLRIGITKAEREQYRELLKSLDLGLENRLTARVGLLSGGQRQALTLLMATMNKPKLLLLDEHTAALDPKTALKVLTLSAKIVEENHLTTMMITHNMKDAIKYGNRLIMMHEGHIIYDVSGDEKKNLQVSDLLAKFQIASGGEFANDRMILS comes from the coding sequence ATGCTTGAGATCCAGAATGTTTCCAAGACCTTCAATGCGGGCACGGTCAATCAGAAGACGGCCCTGAACGGCCTGAACCTGAAGCTGAACGAGGGCGACTTCGTCACCGTCATCGGCGGCAACGGCGCGGGCAAGTCCACCATGCTGAACGCTGTGGCCGGTGTCTGGCCCGTGGACTGCGGCAAGATCGTCATCGACGGCGTGGACGTCACCCGCCTGAGCGAGCATCAGCGCGCCGCCTACATCGGCCGCGTCTTTCAGGACCCCATGACCGGCACTGCCGCCACCATGCAGATCGAGGAGAACCTCGCCCTTGCGGCCCGCCGCGGCAAGCCCCGCACCCTCCGCATCGGCATCACCAAGGCCGAGCGGGAGCAGTACCGCGAGCTGCTGAAGAGCCTCGATCTGGGCCTTGAGAACCGGCTGACCGCCCGCGTGGGCCTGCTGTCCGGCGGCCAGCGTCAGGCGCTGACCCTCCTGATGGCGACGATGAACAAGCCCAAGCTCCTGCTGCTGGACGAGCACACCGCCGCCCTCGACCCCAAGACGGCCCTGAAGGTGCTGACCCTCTCGGCCAAGATCGTCGAGGAGAACCACCTGACCACCATGATGATCACCCACAACATGAAGGATGCCATCAAGTACGGCAACCGCCTCATCATGATGCACGAGGGCCACATCATCTACGACGTCTCGGGCGACGAGAAGAAGAATCTGCAGGTCTCCGATCTGCTGGCAAAGTTCCAGATCGCCAGCGGAGGCGAGTTCGCCAACGACCGGATGATCCTGTCCTGA
- a CDS encoding ABC transporter permease — MELLARLANLPGALPGACAQGLIWGIMAIGVYLTYRILDVADLTVDGSFGTGGAVCVMCLLSGQNVWVSLLVAVLAGLATGLVTGLLHTFMGIPAILSGILTQLALYSINLKIMGKANQSINVDKYGLLISLRWVKEFALHNPIIMVILVTAVVIGVLYWFFGTELGCAIRATGSNPAMSRAQGINTNFNIVLGLAVSNALVALSGALLSQYQGFADVGMGRGAIVIGLAAVIIGEAVFGRIFHNFALKMMSVSLGAIIYYIVIQLVLTLGFDANLLKLLSASVVAIFLAVPYWKGKYFSKPAAKKANKEGAKNA; from the coding sequence TTGGAACTGCTTGCAAGACTGGCGAACCTGCCCGGCGCTCTGCCGGGTGCGTGCGCACAGGGCCTGATCTGGGGCATCATGGCCATCGGCGTTTACCTCACCTACCGCATCCTTGATGTGGCCGACCTGACCGTGGACGGCTCCTTCGGCACCGGCGGCGCAGTCTGCGTCATGTGCCTGCTGTCGGGGCAGAACGTCTGGGTGTCGCTCCTCGTGGCTGTGCTGGCGGGCCTTGCCACCGGCCTCGTCACCGGCCTGCTCCACACCTTCATGGGCATCCCGGCCATCCTTTCCGGCATCCTGACCCAGCTGGCCCTCTACTCCATCAACCTGAAGATCATGGGCAAGGCCAACCAGTCCATCAACGTGGACAAGTACGGCCTGCTCATCTCCCTGCGCTGGGTCAAGGAGTTTGCCCTCCACAACCCCATCATCATGGTCATCCTCGTGACGGCTGTGGTCATCGGCGTGCTGTACTGGTTCTTCGGCACCGAGCTGGGCTGCGCCATCCGCGCCACCGGCTCCAACCCCGCCATGTCCCGTGCACAGGGCATCAACACCAACTTCAACATCGTGCTGGGTCTGGCCGTCTCCAATGCGCTGGTGGCCCTGTCCGGCGCTCTCCTGAGCCAGTATCAGGGCTTTGCCGATGTCGGCATGGGCCGCGGCGCCATCGTCATCGGTCTGGCCGCCGTCATCATCGGCGAGGCGGTGTTTGGCCGCATCTTCCACAACTTTGCCCTCAAGATGATGTCCGTCTCGCTGGGCGCCATCATCTACTACATCGTCATCCAGCTGGTGCTGACCCTCGGCTTCGACGCAAACCTGCTGAAGCTCCTGAGCGCATCCGTCGTGGCCATCTTCCTCGCTGTGCCGTACTGGAAGGGCAAGTATTTCTCGAAGCCTGCGGCCAAGAAGGCAAACAAGGAGGGCGCAAAAAATGCTTGA